One genomic region from Amycolatopsis sp. FBCC-B4732 encodes:
- a CDS encoding ATP-dependent DNA helicase — translation MSPLLVANPVEPAELADALGLHRPTPEQATVIAAPVEPSLVVAGAGAGKTETMAARVVWLVANGIVSPDRVLGLTFTRKAARQLGERVRARLRRLAGSGLLDRLDPTGGLRSTVVAGEPTVLTYHAYAGRMLSEHGLRLPVQPGVRLLSETSSWQIAHRVVSTWDNELETDRVPPTVTADVLALAGELGEHLVSTEQLAEYTKWLCRIIENAPRAKGQRAGLPQKLTEIMAAQHFRLALLPLVEDYHRRKRNEGALDFADQMSLAAQLASGYPSVVRGERERYGAVLLDEYQDTGHAQRVLLRALFGGVENPPMPVTAVGDPAQAIYGWRGASAANLPRFTSDFPRFDGERLVPAHEFGLLTSFRNPPEILDLANAIAEPLRARGLGVERLRAREGAGAADIACALLPDIRAEREWVADALSRRWYAVQEETGKPPTAAVLVRRRADMAPIAAELRARGLPVEVVGLGGLLDEPEVADLVSTLKVLADPLSGSAAARLLTGARWRLAAADVAALWRRAGELSSPEKSDTPELVVERVEQAGLIDAVDEPGAADRYSAEGYRRIRRIGWELAALRRRLDQSLPELVADVERTMLLDVESLARPGSAGRAHLDAFAEVVTDYAETAPTATLLSFVDYLNTAAHAEDGLTPGEVEVVPDRVQVLTVHSSKGLEWEVVAVPHLVHEVFPGRRRSSSWLRTATSLPAVLRGDAEDLPELRVAEGYDRKEVQEGLELHEAGFVEREQSEERRLCYVALTRSERALIVSGHWWNESSSRAKGPSEFLTEIAGVLRETGVGRLTDWAPEPASDEENPLVSDSRKSRWPVDPLADRRTGVQTGVELVSEAMSTSDAEEPPADDEDDDPDGWLTDTDVLLEEWARKDDHVKRVPLPSRLTVSQLVTLADDSARLASDLRRPLPAEPNSFARRGTEFHGWLERRFGGDQLIEIDDLPGAADFDEAPDADFEELREAFEESEWADRVPEAVEVSFSADVEGITLRGRMDAVFWHADGYWEVVDWKTGSVPPESRIPALAVQLAAYRMAWAALKNVPVEQVRAAFHYVRANRTIRPADLLDTEGLRRLLRDIPQE, via the coding sequence GTGAGCCCGCTCCTCGTCGCCAACCCCGTCGAGCCCGCCGAACTCGCCGACGCGCTCGGGCTGCACCGGCCGACCCCCGAGCAGGCGACCGTCATCGCCGCGCCCGTCGAACCCTCGCTCGTCGTCGCCGGGGCCGGCGCGGGGAAGACCGAAACGATGGCCGCGCGGGTGGTCTGGCTGGTCGCCAACGGGATCGTCAGCCCCGACCGCGTGCTCGGCCTCACCTTCACCCGCAAGGCCGCCCGCCAGCTCGGGGAACGCGTCCGCGCGCGGCTGCGCCGCCTCGCCGGGTCCGGCCTCCTCGACCGACTCGACCCCACCGGCGGGCTGCGGTCCACGGTGGTCGCCGGCGAACCGACCGTCCTCACCTACCACGCCTACGCCGGGCGCATGCTGTCCGAGCACGGCCTCCGGCTGCCGGTGCAGCCCGGTGTCCGGCTGCTGTCCGAGACGTCGTCGTGGCAGATCGCGCACCGCGTCGTGTCCACTTGGGACAACGAGCTCGAGACCGACCGCGTCCCGCCGACCGTCACCGCCGACGTGCTCGCCCTCGCCGGCGAACTCGGCGAGCACCTGGTCTCCACCGAGCAGCTCGCCGAGTACACGAAGTGGCTCTGCCGGATCATCGAGAACGCGCCGCGCGCCAAGGGACAGCGGGCCGGGCTGCCGCAGAAGCTCACGGAAATCATGGCGGCGCAGCACTTCCGGCTCGCGCTGCTGCCACTCGTCGAGGACTACCACCGCCGCAAGCGCAACGAAGGCGCGCTCGACTTCGCCGACCAGATGTCCCTCGCCGCGCAGCTCGCGAGCGGCTACCCGTCGGTCGTGCGCGGCGAACGGGAACGCTACGGCGCCGTCCTGCTCGACGAGTACCAGGACACCGGGCACGCCCAGCGCGTCCTGCTGCGCGCGCTGTTCGGCGGCGTCGAGAACCCGCCGATGCCGGTGACCGCCGTCGGCGACCCGGCGCAGGCCATCTACGGCTGGCGCGGCGCCAGCGCGGCCAACCTGCCCCGGTTCACCTCGGACTTCCCGCGCTTCGACGGCGAACGCCTCGTCCCCGCGCACGAATTCGGGCTGCTCACCAGCTTCCGCAACCCGCCGGAGATCCTCGACCTCGCGAACGCGATCGCCGAACCGCTGCGCGCCCGCGGCCTCGGCGTCGAACGGTTGCGGGCCCGCGAAGGCGCCGGGGCGGCGGACATCGCGTGCGCGCTGCTGCCGGACATCCGCGCCGAACGCGAGTGGGTCGCCGACGCGCTGTCGCGGCGCTGGTACGCCGTGCAGGAGGAGACCGGGAAGCCGCCGACCGCCGCCGTCCTCGTGCGGCGCCGCGCCGACATGGCCCCGATCGCCGCCGAACTGCGGGCGCGCGGGCTGCCGGTCGAGGTCGTCGGGCTCGGCGGCCTGCTCGACGAACCCGAGGTCGCCGACCTCGTTTCGACGTTGAAGGTGCTCGCCGACCCGCTGTCGGGCAGCGCGGCGGCCCGGCTCCTGACCGGCGCGCGCTGGCGCCTCGCGGCCGCCGACGTCGCGGCGCTGTGGCGGCGGGCCGGCGAGCTGTCCAGCCCGGAGAAGTCCGACACCCCGGAGCTGGTGGTCGAGCGGGTCGAGCAGGCCGGGCTGATCGACGCCGTCGACGAACCCGGTGCGGCGGACCGGTATTCGGCGGAGGGCTACCGGCGCATCCGGCGGATCGGCTGGGAGCTGGCCGCGCTGCGGCGGCGGCTCGACCAGTCGCTGCCGGAGCTCGTCGCCGACGTCGAGCGCACGATGCTGCTGGACGTCGAATCGCTGGCCCGCCCCGGTTCCGCGGGCCGCGCGCACCTGGACGCGTTCGCCGAAGTCGTCACCGACTACGCCGAGACCGCGCCGACGGCGACCCTGCTGTCCTTTGTGGACTACCTGAACACCGCCGCGCACGCCGAAGACGGGCTCACCCCCGGCGAGGTCGAGGTCGTCCCGGACCGGGTGCAGGTGCTCACCGTGCACTCGTCGAAGGGCCTGGAGTGGGAGGTCGTCGCCGTCCCGCACCTGGTGCACGAGGTGTTCCCCGGGCGTCGCCGGTCGTCGTCGTGGCTGCGGACCGCGACGTCGCTGCCCGCCGTGCTGCGCGGTGACGCCGAAGACCTGCCGGAGCTGCGCGTCGCCGAGGGTTACGACCGCAAGGAAGTCCAAGAAGGACTGGAGCTGCACGAGGCCGGGTTCGTCGAGCGGGAGCAGTCCGAGGAGCGGCGGCTCTGCTACGTGGCGCTGACGCGGTCCGAGCGCGCGCTGATCGTCTCCGGGCACTGGTGGAACGAAAGCAGCAGCCGCGCGAAGGGGCCGTCGGAGTTCCTCACCGAGATCGCCGGCGTGCTGCGGGAAACCGGCGTCGGGCGGCTGACCGACTGGGCGCCGGAACCGGCGTCAGACGAGGAAAACCCGCTGGTGTCGGACTCGCGGAAGTCGCGGTGGCCGGTCGACCCGCTGGCCGACCGCCGCACCGGCGTGCAGACCGGGGTCGAGCTGGTGTCCGAGGCGATGTCCACTTCGGACGCTGAGGAGCCGCCGGCGGACGACGAGGACGACGACCCGGACGGCTGGCTGACCGACACCGACGTCCTGCTGGAGGAGTGGGCGCGCAAGGACGACCACGTCAAGCGGGTCCCGCTGCCGTCGCGGCTCACGGTGAGCCAGCTGGTCACGCTGGCCGACGACAGCGCCCGGCTGGCGAGCGACCTGCGCCGCCCGCTGCCGGCGGAGCCGAACAGCTTCGCCCGCCGCGGCACGGAGTTCCACGGCTGGCTGGAGCGCCGCTTCGGGGGCGACCAGCTCATCGAAATCGACGACCTCCCCGGCGCGGCCGACTTCGACGAAGCCCCGGACGCGGACTTCGAGGAGCTGCGGGAGGCGTTCGAGGAGAGCGAGTGGGCGGACCGGGTCCCCGAGGCGGTGGAGGTCTCGTTCTCGGCCGACGTCGAGGGCATCACCCTGCGCGGCCGCATGGACGCGGTGTTCTGGCACGCCGACGGGTACTGGGAGGTCGTGGACTGGAAGACGGGCTCGGTCCCGCCCGAGTCGAGGATCCCGGCACTGGCGGTCCAGCTGGCGGCGTACCGGATGGCCTGGGCAGCGCTGAAGAACGTCCCGGTGGAGCAGGTGCGGGCGGCGTTCCACTACGTCCGGGCGAACCGCACGATCCGCCCGGCGGACCTGCTGGACACGGAAGGCCTGCGCCGGCTGCTGCGGGACATCCCGCAGGAGTGA
- a CDS encoding ATP-dependent DNA helicase — MRTPVPDAPTFTWGEGARRVLSAPGGFRRVLGGPGTGKTSLLASAATRRIAEGADPESVLVLTTSRKAADALRADITRRLTADPDQARPLPRTVREPLVRTVHSYAYSLLRLEAMAGELPPPRLLAGAEQDVVVRELLAGDLDEEAEYWPEPLRPALIVPGFAEELRDLLMRAAERGLGPEDLAELGRRRGRDEWIAAGQFWAQYEEVTQLQGAGGNALGVASSPALDAAELVTSALLALEDDDELRERERTRVRHLFVDDAHHLDPLQTSLVRVIGHTAAEFVVAGDPDQNVFSFRGADASLFADADPDGSRTVTLTTSHRLAPAVRLAVAKIGATLPGASQHRKIVPPKGATGGNVRVRVMPTPAAEASWIADQLRRAHLVDGVPWSEIAVLVRSPARTFLVLQRALRAAGVPIGSATEELPLAKQPAVRPLLAVLKLAPAPELLDVDLAEMLLSSALGGADPLALRRLRRGLRRLELAGGGQRSSDELLVEALRGGDVLAGLADAEAEPVRRVGGLLRVTHQAVARGDGVEQVLWQLWRESGLQDKLLRQVERGGSLAAQADRDLDAVVALFDAAGRYVDRLPRASVASFADYLGAQRIAGDTLAPAAVPGDGVSLLTAHSAAGREWTVVAVAGVQEGAWPDLRLRGSVLGVERLKDLMAGVDDDAVSQTAPILAEERRLFYLAMSRAKQTLLVTAVSGEDEQPSRFLDDLEENGADDGGLDSRMKPPGRSLVLAELVGELREVVCDDKAEPARRRRAAKQLARLADAKVPGAHPSTWYGLLPASTDVPVHPPGDLIRISPSTVEILTKCPLRWMIERHGGSDPAQLAAVTGTLVHGLAQAVASGRTDAELQSALDDAWVRVDAGAPWFSRRERRRVEQMLQNFVTWLERSRAELKEAGVEQDIEVELPAGGADEVRVLLRGRVDRVELDADGRPVIVDIKTGKVPVSGADAEAHPQLAAYQLAVLLGAIKGSNEPGGAKLVYVAKANKQTGATERSQPPLDEVGGKQWLELVRDAAASAAGPDYQAQENPDCDRCPARGCCPLRPEGRQVPGP, encoded by the coding sequence GTGCGCACGCCGGTCCCCGACGCACCCACGTTCACCTGGGGCGAAGGCGCCCGGCGCGTGCTCTCCGCACCCGGTGGGTTCCGCCGCGTGCTCGGCGGGCCCGGCACCGGCAAGACGTCGCTGCTCGCCTCGGCCGCCACCCGCCGCATCGCCGAGGGCGCGGACCCCGAGAGCGTGCTCGTGCTCACCACGTCCCGCAAGGCCGCGGACGCCCTGCGCGCCGACATCACGCGCCGGCTCACCGCCGACCCGGACCAGGCGCGGCCGCTGCCCCGGACCGTCCGCGAACCGCTCGTGCGCACCGTGCACTCCTACGCCTACTCGCTGCTGCGGCTGGAAGCGATGGCCGGGGAGCTCCCGCCGCCACGCCTGCTCGCGGGCGCCGAGCAGGACGTCGTCGTGCGCGAACTGCTGGCCGGTGACCTCGACGAAGAAGCCGAGTACTGGCCGGAACCGCTGCGGCCCGCCCTGATCGTCCCCGGCTTCGCCGAAGAGCTGCGCGACCTGCTGATGCGCGCGGCCGAGCGCGGGCTCGGCCCGGAGGACCTCGCCGAGCTGGGCCGCCGCCGCGGCCGTGACGAGTGGATCGCCGCCGGCCAGTTCTGGGCCCAGTACGAAGAAGTCACGCAGCTGCAGGGTGCGGGCGGCAACGCGCTCGGCGTCGCGAGCTCGCCCGCGCTGGACGCCGCGGAGCTGGTCACCTCCGCGCTGCTCGCCCTCGAGGACGACGACGAGCTGCGCGAACGCGAGCGCACCCGCGTCCGGCACCTGTTCGTGGACGACGCCCACCACCTCGACCCGCTGCAGACCAGCCTGGTCCGGGTGATCGGGCACACCGCGGCCGAGTTCGTCGTGGCCGGCGACCCCGACCAGAACGTGTTCTCCTTCCGCGGCGCGGACGCGAGCCTGTTCGCCGACGCCGACCCGGACGGCAGCCGGACCGTCACGCTCACGACGTCGCACCGGCTGGCCCCGGCCGTGCGCCTGGCGGTGGCGAAGATCGGCGCGACGCTGCCGGGTGCGTCGCAGCACCGCAAGATCGTCCCGCCGAAGGGCGCCACCGGCGGGAACGTGCGTGTCCGCGTGATGCCGACGCCCGCCGCCGAGGCGAGCTGGATCGCCGACCAGCTGCGCCGCGCGCACCTCGTCGACGGCGTTCCGTGGTCGGAGATCGCGGTGCTCGTCCGGTCGCCGGCGCGGACTTTCCTGGTGCTGCAACGCGCTTTGCGCGCCGCCGGCGTACCGATCGGGTCGGCGACCGAGGAACTGCCGCTGGCGAAGCAGCCCGCGGTGCGTCCGCTGCTGGCCGTGCTGAAGCTCGCGCCCGCACCGGAACTCCTCGACGTCGACCTCGCGGAGATGCTGCTGTCGTCTGCGCTCGGCGGCGCGGATCCCTTGGCGCTGCGGCGGTTGCGGCGCGGTCTGCGCCGCCTCGAACTGGCCGGCGGCGGGCAGCGCTCGAGCGATGAGCTGCTCGTGGAAGCGTTGCGGGGCGGGGACGTCCTCGCCGGGCTGGCCGACGCCGAGGCCGAGCCGGTGCGGCGCGTCGGCGGGCTGCTGCGCGTCACGCACCAGGCCGTGGCCCGAGGCGACGGCGTCGAGCAGGTGCTGTGGCAGCTGTGGCGGGAAAGCGGCCTGCAGGACAAGCTGCTGCGCCAGGTCGAGCGCGGCGGTTCGCTGGCCGCGCAGGCCGATCGCGACCTCGACGCCGTGGTCGCGTTGTTCGACGCCGCCGGCCGGTACGTCGACCGGTTGCCGCGCGCGAGTGTCGCGTCCTTCGCGGACTACCTTGGCGCGCAACGGATCGCGGGCGACACGCTCGCTCCGGCCGCTGTGCCGGGCGACGGTGTTTCGCTGCTCACGGCGCACTCGGCCGCCGGTCGCGAGTGGACGGTCGTCGCCGTCGCCGGTGTCCAGGAGGGCGCGTGGCCGGACCTGCGGCTGCGCGGATCCGTGCTGGGCGTGGAACGGCTCAAGGACCTGATGGCCGGGGTCGACGACGACGCCGTGTCCCAGACCGCCCCGATCCTCGCCGAGGAGCGGCGGCTGTTCTACCTCGCGATGAGCCGCGCGAAGCAGACGTTGCTCGTCACCGCGGTTTCGGGCGAGGACGAGCAGCCGTCCCGGTTCCTCGACGACCTGGAGGAGAACGGCGCCGACGACGGCGGTCTCGACTCGCGGATGAAGCCGCCGGGGCGGTCGCTGGTGCTGGCCGAGCTGGTGGGGGAGCTGCGCGAGGTCGTCTGCGACGACAAGGCGGAGCCCGCACGCCGGCGCCGGGCGGCGAAGCAGCTGGCGCGCCTGGCCGACGCGAAGGTGCCGGGCGCGCACCCGTCGACGTGGTACGGCCTGCTCCCGGCGTCCACCGACGTCCCGGTGCACCCGCCCGGCGACCTCATCCGGATCTCACCGTCCACAGTGGAAATCCTGACGAAGTGCCCGCTGCGCTGGATGATCGAGCGCCACGGTGGCAGCGACCCGGCCCAGCTGGCCGCGGTGACCGGCACCCTGGTGCACGGGCTGGCGCAGGCGGTCGCGTCCGGTCGCACGGACGCGGAGCTGCAGTCCGCTTTGGACGATGCCTGGGTGCGGGTCGACGCCGGGGCGCCGTGGTTCTCGCGGCGGGAACGGCGGCGCGTCGAGCAGATGCTGCAGAACTTCGTGACGTGGCTGGAGCGCAGCCGGGCGGAGCTCAAGGAAGCCGGCGTCGAGCAGGACATCGAGGTGGAGCTGCCGGCCGGTGGCGCCGACGAGGTCCGGGTGCTGCTGCGGGGCCGCGTCGACCGGGTGGAGCTCGACGCCGACGGGCGGCCGGTGATCGTCGACATCAAGACGGGGAAGGTGCCCGTTTCGGGCGCCGACGCCGAGGCGCACCCGCAGCTGGCGGCGTACCAGCTCGCGGTGCTGCTGGGAGCGATCAAGGGCAGCAACGAACCCGGCGGCGCGAAGCTGGTCTACGTCGCGAAGGCGAACAAACAGACCGGCGCCACCGAACGGTCCCAGCCGCCGCTGGACGAGGTCGGCGGCAAGCAGTGGCTGGAGCTGGTCCGCGACGCCGCGGCGTCGGCCGCCGGGCCGGACTACCAGGCGCAGGAGAACCCGGACTGCGACCGCTGCCCGGCCCGCGGCTGCTGCCCCCTGCGCCCCGAAGGCCGACAGGTACCAGGCCCGTGA
- a CDS encoding MGMT family protein produces MDDVLHERVREIIESVPAGSVATYGDIAALAGAPSPRMVGAILAEDGHDLPWHRILRANGTPAPHLVHDQLERLRAEGVLADGQRVDLRKYRWKQGGDEDPGPEGLF; encoded by the coding sequence ATGGACGACGTTCTGCACGAGCGCGTGCGGGAGATCATCGAGTCGGTGCCGGCCGGCTCGGTCGCGACGTACGGCGACATCGCGGCGCTCGCCGGCGCGCCTTCGCCGCGGATGGTGGGCGCCATCCTGGCCGAGGACGGGCACGACCTGCCGTGGCACCGGATCCTGCGCGCGAACGGGACTCCGGCGCCCCACCTGGTCCACGACCAGCTGGAGCGGCTGCGGGCGGAAGGGGTGCTGGCCGACGGCCAGCGCGTGGACCTGCGGAAGTACCGCTGGAAGCAAGGAGGTGACGAGGATCCCGGTCCGGAAGGGCTGTTCTGA
- a CDS encoding siderophore-interacting protein has protein sequence MTTQAERTTLTYHRASVTVARPLSPHLVRVTLAAETFRDLVPQAPDQYVKLFFPLAGQEEPVLPETASDVMSWYRTYLAMPDDLRPPMRTYTARAIRPDAAEVDIDFVLHGDEGPASAWASRVRPGDQVAFMGPHGLYAPTPAADWQLLVGDETALPAIGAIVEQLPPGTRASVYVELADRADRQTFDTLGAVEVHWVLRDSRPLGEALLEAVRGATFPGGTPYAWVSGEAGVVKLVRRHLVREREVDKRAICFTGYWRRGLSEEAASREAVRAAEAGEVPAEED, from the coding sequence ATGACGACGCAGGCGGAGCGCACCACCCTGACCTACCACCGGGCCTCGGTCACGGTGGCCCGGCCGCTGTCGCCGCACCTGGTGCGCGTGACGCTCGCCGCGGAGACCTTCCGCGACCTGGTGCCGCAGGCGCCCGACCAGTACGTGAAGCTCTTCTTCCCGCTCGCCGGGCAGGAGGAGCCGGTGCTGCCGGAGACCGCTTCCGACGTCATGTCCTGGTACCGCACGTACCTGGCGATGCCGGACGACCTCCGACCACCGATGCGCACGTACACGGCCCGGGCGATCCGGCCGGACGCGGCGGAGGTCGACATCGACTTCGTCCTGCACGGCGACGAGGGCCCGGCGTCGGCGTGGGCGTCGCGCGTCAGGCCGGGCGACCAGGTGGCGTTCATGGGCCCGCACGGCCTGTACGCGCCCACGCCCGCCGCCGACTGGCAACTGCTGGTCGGCGACGAAACGGCGTTGCCCGCGATCGGCGCGATCGTCGAGCAGCTGCCCCCGGGAACGCGGGCGTCGGTGTACGTCGAGCTGGCGGACCGGGCGGACCGGCAGACGTTCGACACCTTGGGCGCGGTCGAGGTGCACTGGGTGCTGCGCGACTCGCGTCCGCTGGGTGAGGCGTTGCTGGAAGCCGTCCGCGGCGCGACGTTCCCCGGCGGGACGCCGTACGCGTGGGTGTCCGGCGAGGCGGGCGTGGTGAAGCTGGTGCGGCGGCACCTGGTGCGGGAGCGCGAGGTCGACAAGCGGGCGATCTGCTTCACGGGCTACTGGCGGCGCGGGCTGAGCGAGGAGGCCGCGAGCCGCGAAGCGGTCCGGGCGGCCGAGGCCGGCGAGGTCCCGGCCGAGGAGGACTGA
- a CDS encoding uroporphyrinogen-III synthase: MGELSGIAIGVTAERRAEDFIAALERYGAEVRHAPTITIVPLESDPALRSATEAVLAEPVAFTVVTTGAGFRGWLDAADGWGLREPLLERLRESRIYARGPKAVGAVRGAGLREFFSAESESNAELFGAVASAGVEGARVAVQLHGTPLPEHTGLLTGASLVEVQPYRWHSPADVAPVHELIDAAVAGEVAALAFTSAPAAANFLSLARSYGRYEAVVAAFRGPVVVACVGPVTAAPLEEAGISTLQPDRQRLGALVKLLVTTLGDSQH, from the coding sequence ATGGGTGAGCTGAGTGGCATCGCCATCGGCGTCACGGCCGAACGCCGGGCGGAGGACTTCATCGCGGCCCTCGAACGCTACGGCGCCGAGGTCCGCCACGCGCCGACGATCACGATCGTCCCGCTCGAGTCGGATCCCGCGCTGCGGTCGGCCACCGAAGCGGTCCTGGCGGAGCCGGTCGCGTTCACGGTGGTGACGACGGGCGCGGGCTTCCGCGGCTGGCTCGACGCTGCCGATGGCTGGGGCCTGCGCGAGCCGCTGCTGGAGCGGCTTCGGGAGTCCCGGATCTACGCCCGTGGTCCGAAGGCGGTCGGTGCGGTCCGGGGTGCCGGGCTGCGGGAGTTCTTTTCGGCGGAGTCGGAGTCGAACGCGGAGCTGTTCGGGGCGGTGGCTTCGGCGGGTGTCGAGGGTGCGCGGGTGGCCGTCCAGCTGCACGGGACGCCGTTGCCGGAGCACACGGGGTTGTTGACCGGGGCATCGCTGGTGGAGGTGCAGCCGTACCGGTGGCATTCGCCGGCGGACGTGGCGCCGGTGCACGAGCTGATCGACGCGGCGGTGGCGGGGGAGGTGGCCGCGCTGGCGTTCACGAGCGCTCCCGCGGCGGCGAACTTCCTTTCGTTGGCGCGGTCCTACGGGCGGTACGAGGCGGTGGTGGCCGCTTTCCGGGGGCCGGTGGTGGTCGCGTGCGTGGGTCCGGTGACGGCGGCACCGCTGGAGGAGGCCGGGATATCGACCCTGCAGCCGGACCGCCAGCGGCTGGGCGCGTTGGTGAAACTGCTGGTCACGACCCTCGGCGACAGTCAGCACTGA